One window from the genome of Salvia miltiorrhiza cultivar Shanhuang (shh) chromosome 7, IMPLAD_Smil_shh, whole genome shotgun sequence encodes:
- the LOC130991340 gene encoding uncharacterized protein LOC130991340 isoform X3 has product MNVSSLKRATFGYSGLHHADEVYCDGFSGGIDDFLSRSHFLGDLFGQILPSIQHVENVTLLPCCLKVLGAMIEGCMNSSSPNVKLLQFRFYYTKVDGVFEIFPLSKKLVVKVRESGISKDAQHADPNIYLEFEENLPTSFVLQLRTVEVILVEEDDNIFPFLEFLLRNASKLEKIVFRVKGFTRLSRPSESLLRASQRLLKMPRSSRTAHFTFYEY; this is encoded by the exons ATGAATGTCTCATCTTTAAAACGTGCAACTTTTGGGTATTCTGGTCTGCATCACGCTGATGAAGTATATTGTGACGGCTTTTCCGGGGGGATCGATGACTTCTTATCCAGAAGCCATTTTCTTGGAGATTTATTTGGTCAAATTCTTCCAAGCATCCAGCACGTTGAAAACGTCACATTGTTGCCCTGTTGCCTCAAG GTGCTTGGAGCTATGATAGAGGGATGCATGAATTCATCTTCTCCTAATGTCAAGCTCTTACAGTTCAGATTTTATTACACTAAAGTTGATGGTGTATTTGAGATTTTCCCTCTATCAAAGAAGTTAGTCGTTAAAGTTAGAGAAAGTGGCATATCCAAAGATGCACAGCACGCCGATCCTAACATCTACCTCGAGTTTGAAGAAAATCTTCCTACGTCGTTTGTGCTGCAGTTGAGAACAGTTGAGGTTATTCTGGTTGAAGAGGATGATAACATATTTCCATTTCTCGAGTTTCTGTTGAGAAATGCAAGCAAGCTAGAAAAGATTGTGTTCCGAGTGAAAGGATTCACGCGACTTTCACGCCCATCAGAGTCTTTGCTTCGTGCATCACAGAGGCTGCTAAAGATGCCAAGATCGTCGCGAACTGCACATTTCACTTTCTATGAATATTGA
- the LOC130993008 gene encoding F-box/LRR-repeat protein At3g26922-like: MKTRSSREVFMDRLSQLPDSIIFHIFWLMPMTDVVRTTFLSKRWKNLWTTAPYLNFYDTDEEEDDATELRNFVNRALLRRWNGVRVLKLKVESFYELDDSINADTDLWVRFAKNNQAEELYLHMELLDYDRMQCNDWVPQCLYSCSSLKVLSMKYCEFRIKGNVQWNQLKSLTIIDGFGVTEDAINRILCGSPRLEVLIMSVVESGFTLCIRSTSLKELSIYNHIFDICVNTCPTELKIWTPNLKTLKIEGSPYDKCLLMNVSSLNHATFSYSGLHRTDTCCEGFSGMDDFLSTDHFLGDLFGQILPSIQHVENVTLLPCCLQVLGAMIEGCMNSSSPNVKLLRFRFYCDEVAVTIVIFPLSQKLVIKVEERARYEDSIWADPFNYREFEENLPMLFVLQLRTVEYNLVEGDIIFPCLEFLLKNASRLEKIVFRVKGSMRHSRRLESLFRASQKLLKIPRSSRTAEFTFCEY, encoded by the exons ATGAAGACGCGTTCATCTCGAG AGGTTTTCATGGATCGACTCAGTCAGTTGCCGGACTCGATAATATTTCACATATTTTGGTTGATGCCTATGACTGATGTTGTTAGGACGACATTTCTATCGAAGCGCTGGAAAAACCTTTGGACTACCGCACCCTACCTTAATTTCTATGATACTGACGAGGAGGAGGATGATGCTACAGAGCTTCGAAACTTCGTTAATCGGGCCTTATTGCGGCGCTGGAATGGGGTAAGGGTTCTGAAATTAAAGGTTGAATCGTTTTATGAGCTTGATGATTCAATTAATGCGGATACTGATTTGTGGGTGCGTTTTGCCAAGAATAATCAAGCTGAAGAATTATACTTACATATGGAGTTATTGGATTATGATCGTATGCAGTGTAATGACTGGGTGCCACAGTGTCTGTATTCATGCTCATCGCTTAAAGTGTTATCGATGAAGTATTGTGAGTTTAGAATTAAGGGGAATGTGCAGTGGAATCAACTCAAGAGTTTAACAATTATTGATGGTTTTGGGGTCACTGAAGATGCGATTAATCGAATATTGTGTGGTAGCCCTCGGTTGGAAGTCTTAATCATGTCTGTTGTAGAAAGTGGTTTCACCTTGTGTATCCGATCTACTAGTTTGAAAGAGCTTTCGATTTACAACCATATATTTGATATCTGTGTTAATACTTGTCCGACGGAGCTGAAAATTTGGACTCCAAATCTTAAAACCTTGAAAATTGAAGGAAGTCCATATGACAAGTGTTTGTTGATGAATGTCTCATCTTTGAACCATGCAACTTTTTCTTATTCTGGTCTACATCGTACTGATACATGTTGTGAAGGCTTTTCCGGGATGGATGACTTCTTATCCACAGACCATTTTCTTGGAGATTTATTTGGTCAAATTCTTCCAAGCATCCAACATGTTGAAAACGTCACATTGTTGCCCTGTTGCCTCCAG GTGCTTGGAGCTATGATAGAGGGATGCATGAATTCATCTTCTCCTAATGTCAAGCTCTTACGGTTCAGATTTTATTGTGATGAAGTTGCAGTTACAATTGTGATTTTCCCTCTATCACAGAAGTTAGTCATTAAAGTTGAAGAAAGGGCCAGATACGAAGATTCAATCTGGGCTGACCCTTTCAACTACCGTGAGTTTGAAGAAAATCTTCCTATGTTGTTTGTACTGCAGTTGAGGACAGTTGAGTATAATTTGGTGGAGGGTGATATCATATTTCCATGTCTCGAGTTCCTGTTGAAAAATGCAAGTAGGCTAGAGAAGATTGTGTTCCGAGTAAAAGGATCCATGCGACATTCACGCAGATTAGAGTCTTTGTTTCGTGCATCACAGAAGCTGCTAAAAATACCAAGATCGTCACGAACTGCAGAATTCACTTTCTGTGAATATTGA
- the LOC130993007 gene encoding F-box/LRR-repeat protein At3g26922-like: MDRLSELPDSIIFHIFWLLPITNVVRTTILSKRWENLWTSTPYLNLYHDWEVVDDYEDESIQEHRNFLNRALLCWNGVRLLKFKFDSENEPYLSIYTDIDLWVGFAKHNRAEELYLHIQQFDTYVCNCDELNDAIYLVPQCLYSCSSLKVLSIKSCYFRIKGSVQWNHLKSLTIIDGFGVNGDVVNQILCGSPQLEVLIMPVVESGKSLCIRSTSLKQLSINKHIDDKSTSKTELRIWTPNLETLETDGLAYTTCLLMNVSSLNCATFGYSGLHRSNQKYCDGCSGGVDGCLSTNHFLGDLFGQTLPSIQHVENVTLLSCCLKVLIAMIEGCMNSSSPNVKSLQFRFYYTKDGVIEIFPLSKKLVVNVGERTLCANPNMYLKFEENLPMSFVLQLRTVEVILVEEGDIIFPLLEFLLRNASKLEKIVFRVKGFTRLSRPSESLLRASQRLLKMPRSSRTAHFTFYEY, from the exons ATGGATCGACTCAGTGAGTTGCCGGACTCGATAATATTTCACATATTTTGGTTGTTGCCTATTACCAATGTTGTTAGGACAACAATTCTATCGAAGCGCTGGGAAAACCTTTGGACCTCCACACCCTACCTTAATTTATACCATGATTGGGAGGTTGTTGACGACTATGAAGATGAATCTATCCAAGAGCATCGAAACTTCCTTAATCGGGCCTTATTGTGCTGGAATGGGGTAAGGCTTCTGAAATTCAAGTTTGATTCGGAGAATGAGCCTTATCTTTCAATATATACGGATATTGATTTGTGGGTGGGTTTTGCCAAGCATAATCGAGCAGAAGAATTATACTTACATATACAGCAATTTGATACCTATGTTTGTAATTGTGATGAGCTTAATGACGCCATATACTTGGTGCCGCAGTGTCTCTATTCGTGCTCATCGCTTAAAGTGCTATCGATCAAGAGTTGTTACTTCAGAATTAAGGGGAGTGTGCAGTGGAATCATCTCAAGAGTTTAACAATAATTGATGGTTTTGGGGTCAATGGAGATGTGGTTAATCAAATATTGTGTGGTAGCCCTCAGTTGGAAGTCTTAATCATGCCTGTTGTAGAAAGTGGTAAAAGCTTGTGTATCCGATCTACTAGTTTGAAACAGCTTTCGATTAACAAGCATATAGATGATAAATCTACGTCTAAGACGGAGCTGAGAATTTGGACTCCAAATCTTGAAACCTTAGAAACTGATGGTCTTGCATATACTACGTGTTTGTTGATGAATGTCTCATCTTTAAACTGTGCAACTTTTGGGTATTCTGGTCTGCATCGTTCTAATCAAAAATATTGTGACGGCTGTTCCGGGGGGGTCGATGGCTGCTTATCCACAAACCATTTTCTAGGAGATTTATTTGGTCAGACTCTTCCAAGCATCCAACACGTTGAAAACGTTACATTGTTGTCTTGTTGCCTCAAG GTGCTTATAGCTATGATAGAGGGATGCATGAATTCCTCTTCTCCTAATGTCAAGTCCTTACAGTTCAGATTTTATTACACTAAAGATGGTGTAATTGAGATTTTCCCTCTATCAAAGAAGTTAGTTGTTAATGTTGGAGAACGTACACTGTGCGCCAATCCTAACATGTACCTCAAGTTCGAAGAAAATCTTCCTATGTCGTTTGTGCTGCAGTTGAGGACAGTTGAGGTTATTCTGGTTGAGGAGGGTGATATCATATTTCCACTTCTCGAGTTTCTGTTGAGAAATGCAAGTAAGCTGGAAAAGATTGTGTTCCGAGTAAAAGGATTCACGCGACTTTCACGCCCATCAGAGTCTTTGCTTCGTGCATCACAGAGGCTGCTAAAGATGCCAAGATCGTCGCGAACTGCACATTTCACTTTCTATGAATATTGA
- the LOC130993009 gene encoding uncharacterized protein LOC130993009 has product MPQCLYSCSSLKVLSIMDGYFRIEGNVQWNQLKSLAIIRDLGLTGDAINRILCGSPQLEVLTMSFEERGESMSIRSTSLKELSIDKYDYRGYAAYASTSTELRIWTPNLKTLEIRGVPFSKCLLMNVSSLTHATLWYSHHPNEGTCCDDFLSSNHFLGDLYGQILPSIQHVENVTLCPCCVQVLGAMIEGCMNSSSPNVKLLRFRSDCIEIITIEIFPLSKKLVIKVEGRCRNEDLIFASCIYREFEENLPMSFVLQLGTIEFILEDILEDDIIFPCLEFLLKNASRLEKIVFRVKGSVQHSQSLESLSRASQKLLKMPRSSRTAEFTFCEY; this is encoded by the exons ATGCCACAGTGTCTGTATTCATGCTCATCGCTTAAAGTGTTATCGATCATGGATGGTTACTTTAGAATTGAGGGGAATGTGCAGTGGAATCAACTCAAGAGTTTAGCAATTATTAGAGATTTGGGGCTCACTGGAGACGCGATTAATCGAATATTGTGTGGTAGCCCGCAGTTGGAAGTCTTAACCATGTCTTTTGAAGAAAGAGGTGAAAGCATGTCTATCCGATCTACTAGTTTGAAAGAGCTTTCGATTGACAAGTATGATTACCGGGGTTATGCTGCTTATGCATCTACTTCTACGGAGCTGAGAATTTGGACTCCAAATCTTAAAACCTTAGAAATTAGAGGAGTTCCATTTAGCAAGTGTTTGTTGATGAATGTCTCATCTTTAACCCATGCAACTCTTTGGTATTCTCATCATCCAAATGAGGGTACATGTTGTGATGACTTTTTATCATCAAACCATTTTCTTGGAGATTTATATGGTCAAATTCTTCCAAGCATCCAACACGTTGAAAACGTCACATTGTGTCCATGTTGCGTCCAG GTGCTTGGAGCTATGATAGAGGGATGCATGAATTCATCTTCGCCTAATGTCAAGCTCTTACGGTTCAGATCTGATTGCATTGAAATAATTACAATTGAGATTTTCCCCCTATCAAAAAAGTTAGTCATTAAAGTTGAAGGAAGATGCAGAAACGAAGATTTAATCTTTGCATCTTGCATCTACCGCGAGTTTGAAGAAAATCTTCCTATGTCGTTTGTGCTGCAATTGGGGACAATTGAGTTTATTTTGGAGGATATTTTGGAGGATGATATCATATTTCCATGTCTCGAGTTTCTGTTGAAAAATGCAAGTAGGCTCGAAAAGATTGTGTTCCGAGTAAAAGGATCCGTGCAACATTCACAGAGTTTGGAGTCTTTGTCTCGTGCATCACAGAAGCTGCTAAAAATGCCAAGATCGTCGCGAACTGCAGAATTCACTTTTTGTGAATATTGA
- the LOC130991332 gene encoding ylmG homolog protein 1-2, chloroplastic-like yields the protein MLSPQGSPPRLAPATLDAAASEIGEAVAVLCSHLLIHTHTATLSHPAPSLSLHPTLTSTPPPQNPISFPFSPPQTLQFRNLRLHFRPRYSQTGSGNSDRVNPDSHLLVALGLTASKFFAHRLLNLAVQLKEPLLCSAGPTFFAAAKDVPTVSLNTPFTVVAAGMAKWLDLYSGVLMVRVLLSWFPNIPWDCQPLSTIRDLCDPYLNLFRNIIPPIFDTLDVSPLLAFTVLGTLGSILNSSRQSY from the coding sequence ATGTTATCACCTCAAGGATCTCCGCCGCGATTAGCTCCGGCGACGCTGGATGCCGCCGCCTCTGAAATTGGCGAGGCAGTCGCCGTCCTCTGTTCTCACCTACTCATTCACACACACACGGCCACCTTATCCCACCCAGCGCCTTCCCTCTCCCTTCATCCCACTCTCACCTCTACCCCACCACCTCAAAACCCAATTTCCTTCCCCTTTTCCCCTCCCCAAACCCTTCAATTCCGGAATCTCCGCCTCCATTTCCGCCCCCGCTATTCCCAAACCGGCTCCGGAAATTCTGATCGGGTCAACCCGGACAGTCACCTACTGGTCGCCCTCGGTCTCACCGCCTCGAAATTCTTCGCCCACAGACTCCTCAATTTGGCGGTACAATTGAAGGAGCctctgctctgcagcgcggGCCCTACCTTCTTCGCGGCGGCCAAGGACGTGCCCACGGTGTCGCTGAACACGCCGTTCACGGTGGTGGCGGCGGGGATGGCAAAGTGGCTGGATTTGTACAGCGGGGTTTTGATGGTGCGCGTGCTGCTGAGCTGGTTCCCCAACATCCCGTGGGACTGCCAGCCGCTCTCTACAATTAGGGATTTGTGCGATCCCTATTTGAACCTCTTCAGGAACATAATTCCCCCCATTTTCGACACCTTGGATGTGAGCCCACTCTTGGCTTTCACGGTTTTGGGAACGCTGGGCTCGATTCTCAACAGCAGCAGGCAATCTTATTGA
- the LOC130991330 gene encoding F-box protein At5g03100-like has product MKTRSSSEVLMDRLSELPDSLIFHIFWLLPMTDVVRTTILSKRWNNLWTTTPYLNFDIYAMEFNCARELRNFINRVLVSWNGVRVLKFKVVLYCELDSLDDSFEADTDLWVHFAKHNQAEELYFHANLSIYDYTIVKDWMPQCLYSCSSLKVLSITNGYFRIKGNVQWNQLKSLAISITDLGLITEDVINQILCGSPQLEVLIMSFGERGKSMSIRSTSLKELSIYKYDGGVQGYASYASTSTELRIWTPNLKTLEIKGIPFSKCLLMNVSSLTHATLRYSHHPNEGTCCDDFSGINDFLSSNHFVGDLFGQLLPSTQHVENITLSPCCVQVLGAMIEGCMNSSSPNIKLLRFRFNCKKVAVTIEIFPLSKKLVIKVERCGYNDSIWAEHYTYHEFEENLPMSFVLQLRTVEYNLVEGDIIFPCLEFLLKNASSLEKIVFRVKGSVQHSQSLESLSRASQKLLKMPRSSRTAEFTFCEY; this is encoded by the exons ATGAAGACGCGTTCATCTTCAG AGGTTTTGATGGATCGACTCAGTGAGTTGCCGGACTCGTTAATATTTCACATATTTTGGTTGTTGCCTATGACTGATGTTGTTAGGACAACGATTCTATCGAAACGGTGGAATAACCTTTGGACCACCACTCCCTACCTTAATTTCGACATTTATGCTATGGAGTTTAATTGTGCTAGAGAGCTTCGAAACTTCATTAATCGGGTCTTAGTAAGCTGGAATGGGGTAAGGGTTCTGAAATTCAAGGTTGTTTTGTATTGTGAGCTTGATAGCCTTGATGATTCATTTGAGGCGGATACTGATTTGTGGGTGCATTTTGCCAAGCATAATCAAGCCGAAGAATTATACTTTCATGCAAATTTATCGATTTATGATTATACTATTGTTAAGGACTGGATGCCACAGTGTCTGTATTCATGCTCATCGCTTAAAGTGTTATCGATCACGAATGGTTACTTTAGAATTAAGGGGAATGTGCAGTGGAATCAACTCAAGAGTTTAGCAATTAGTATTACAGATTTGGGGCTCATCACTGAAGACGTAATTAATCAAATATTGTGTGGTAGCCCTCAGTTGGAAGTCTTAATCATGTCTTTTGGAGAAAGAGGTAAAAGCATGTCTATCCGATCTACTAGTTTGAAAGAGCTTTCGATTTACAAGTATGATGGTGGTGTACAGGGTTATGCTTCTTATGCATCTACTTCTACAGAGCTGAGAATTTGGACTCCAAATCTTAAAACCTTAGAAATTAAAGGAATTCCATTTAGCAAGTGTTTGCTGATGAATGTCTCATCTTTAACTCATGCAACTCTTCGGTATTCTCATCATCCAAATGAGGGCACATGTTGTGATGACTTTTCCGGGATCAATGACTTTTTATCATCAAACCATTTTGTTGGAGATTTATTTGGTCAACTTCTTCCAAGCACCCAACACGTTGAAAACATCACATTGTCACCTTGTTGCGTCCAG GTGCTTGGAGCTATGATAGAGGGATGCATGAATTCATCTTCTCCTAATATCAAGCTCTTACGGTTCAGATTTAATTGCAAGAAAGTTGCAGTTACAATTGAGATTTTCCCTCTATCAAAGAAGTTAGTCATTAAAGTTGAAAGGTGCGGATACAACGATTCAATCTGGGCTGAGCATTACACCTACCACGAGTTTGAAGAAAATCTTCCAATGTCGTTTGTGCTGCAGTTGAGGACAGTTGAGTATAATTTGGTGGAGGGTGATATCATATTTCCATGTCTCGAGTTTCTGTTGAAAAACGCAAGTAGTCTAGAAAAGATTGTGTTCCGAGTAAAAGGATCCGTGCAACATTCACAGAGTTTAGAGTCTTTGTCTCGTGCATCACAAAAGCTGCTCAAAATGCCAAGATCATCACGAACTGCAGAATTCACTTTCTGTGAATATTGA